In Eremothecium gossypii ATCC 10895 chromosome V, complete sequence, the genomic stretch CTCAATTCATACTAGGTACTGATTCGGAAGATAGGAGACGAACGGAGCCAATTAGCACGGAAGGAAGAAGTGCCAGGAAGCTAAAATATTGCAGCACTCACAGCCAGTACTCCGATATATATTAGTGTTCCGTGCTGAACGATGGAGTTCGAGCGTCAGGAGAACACATCTCTGCCTCGGGCATCGATTCAAGCGATTGGCGCGCTCTCTGTCGCGACGGATGACCTTCCGAAGAAGCACATAGACTACCCGACCCGCGAACCAGGAAAGTATCCCCTACGTGCCGATGAGGAAAGCAAAATAGGATACGCTAGCTATGATAGCGAGAAACCTTCGGAAGGTGCAGATGTGAGCTGTACAAATGAGTCGTCGGGAGACGCCGAACATGCAAGTGACCGCCCAGCAGAGAGCAATGCTGACAAGACAGCTTCGGAAGTAAAGAGTGCTAATGCAGGAGAAGGTTTTGCAAGTGACCGAGTGCCGGACTCTAGGGAAGGCGAAAAGCTGAAGGGAAAGAGGCTAAATTCCGATCTTCAGCCAacaactgctgttgactCGTCGCATGCGGACGGTCTAACAAATTTCCCTTTGGTACAAGAGCAGGAGGTAGCTAAAAACGAACCCCCAACAACACCTGGCCCGCCAAAAGGCACCGATTCTATCGGCCTAGCTGCTCGGGAAGTTTCACAGGCCTCTCATGGTGGCGAAAAGGAAGATTTAAAACCAGACGGCTCGGCGTATATGGAGGTAGCAGGGTCTGGAGATGCTCCAATTACACCTACACCAAATTCTACACCGTTAAAGAATATACCTAAGCCTGCGGGTTCTATAGGAACGGATGATACCAGATTAATGGCATCGGACATGGAGCAAGGGCAAGACCAACAAGAACTTTTGAATAGGTTGCAGCGCCCATCCATGTCATATGGACCTAACACGAGGCGCCGCAGCAGTTTAATTCTAAAAGAGCATGACAGCAAGACCCCGGATATACGAGCCGCGTCTACTCTTCAGACTACAGAGTTAAAATTGGAGTTACCAGAAAATCTAGATCATGAAGATTTTTCGAAGCTATTTAAGCTAGATGCCAAGAACGATGATGATTTGTTTTCAGCAGAAGATCTTTTAGCTCATGGAATCGGATCTCAACGGCGTTCCTCAGAAGATGATGCCGCGGCTACCAGGCATAAGCTTGATATAGAACAATCGCCGCGTGGATCAGTCTCTCTTACACCTGAAATTCTGGATAACAAGCATATGTGTACCAAAACTGAAGACACGAACACGAGCAACGAAGAAGGCCTATCTCCAAGGCAGCATGTCGCAGCCAAGAAAACTGGTGATTCATCGCAGCAGCTGAGTATTTCTAATAATTCAATGGCCAATCCACACACAGTCAAAAGCAGCACACATGATGGTTCTGTGAAATTTAATTATACCACACATTTGGAAAACACACCAGCATCAATTATCCAAGGTAAGAACCATCTGTTTTATGCTCGAAGACATAACTCATTAACTCCAATGGTCTCGCAACCAACCAACAAGCATTCTCCTGCAACCTTTAAACCATCGCCGGAATCTGAACGCCAGACGAGTACAGACATAAATGCAGGTAATCATACGGAACACTCAGATGGGCATATTCTTCCAGCAGGTCAGTTTATGACGTCATCCCATGGTTCGAATCTTGCTGAAGAACAATCTAAAATATCTGCATATGCATGTCTTGACTTTCAAAACTTCACCTTTTATGTCCAGACCCTTCAAGTTATTATCGGTAGGCGATCAGAAAATGACTTTGCTCATAAAGTGGACGTTAACTTAGGTCCGTCAAAATCTATATCCAGGAGACATGCGAAAATATTCTACAATTTTGGGACAGAAAGATTTGAACTGTCGATAATGGGGAAAAATGGTGCCTTTGTCGATGACACGTTTGTAGAACGTGGGATTACTGTACCTTTAAGGAACAAAAGCAAAATTCAAATTGGTCAAATACCGTTTCAATTTGTCTTACCTGAACAGGAGGGCAAAGAAAAGCATGTAATACCCTCGAAAATCAAGGATACACCAACTGTTAAAACAGAATCTGTAAAGGATCCGCTTGACAGTCAGATCAAGGCGCCAGATATTAGCGTCACTTCAAAAAAGAAGGAAAAGAAGCCTTCAAAACCACCAAAACCTCCCAAAAAGGTATATTCATTAGAAGAAATACCGCCAGAATATCGTACTAAGCCGACGTGTTCTTATTCTAATTTGATTACGACATGTTTGCGAAAGTATTCTTCTCCTAAAGGCATGTCTCTGT encodes the following:
- the FHL1 gene encoding Fhl1p (Syntenic homolog of Saccharomyces cerevisiae YPR104C (FHL1)); the protein is MEFERQENTSLPRASIQAIGALSVATDDLPKKHIDYPTREPGKYPLRADEESKIGYASYDSEKPSEGADVSCTNESSGDAEHASDRPAESNADKTASEVKSANAGEGFASDRVPDSREGEKLKGKRLNSDLQPTTAVDSSHADGLTNFPLVQEQEVAKNEPPTTPGPPKGTDSIGLAAREVSQASHGGEKEDLKPDGSAYMEVAGSGDAPITPTPNSTPLKNIPKPAGSIGTDDTRLMASDMEQGQDQQELLNRLQRPSMSYGPNTRRRSSLILKEHDSKTPDIRAASTLQTTELKLELPENLDHEDFSKLFKLDAKNDDDLFSAEDLLAHGIGSQRRSSEDDAAATRHKLDIEQSPRGSVSLTPEILDNKHMCTKTEDTNTSNEEGLSPRQHVAAKKTGDSSQQLSISNNSMANPHTVKSSTHDGSVKFNYTTHLENTPASIIQGKNHLFYARRHNSLTPMVSQPTNKHSPATFKPSPESERQTSTDINAGNHTEHSDGHILPAGQFMTSSHGSNLAEEQSKISAYACLDFQNFTFYVQTLQVIIGRRSENDFAHKVDVNLGPSKSISRRHAKIFYNFGTERFELSIMGKNGAFVDDTFVERGITVPLRNKSKIQIGQIPFQFVLPEQEGKEKHVIPSKIKDTPTVKTESVKDPLDSQIKAPDISVTSKKKEKKPSKPPKPPKKVYSLEEIPPEYRTKPTCSYSNLITTCLRKYSSPKGMSLSEIYAGIRELYPYYKYCPDGWQSSVRHNLSLNKSFRKVSKEGKGWLWGLDEEYIAEREKQRKKQAEAQAAKAKAAELKQLQLQARKQATVSNNLASFTKQPNISQTLAANRSEKRILQDDNQRTMKYLQQQLILLTKDRKGLEKPVMAQILTQALAMTINQVTQAAKNKGITGNPLTALIDKNPQHLNLILTAAVNAATVKVTDGKVKKLVNMSPVSQVSAQNPALIAKQGSSKRASPPALRNILQKPPTPSIANPTSSSTLKAGEPFDPTSLSKFFQPKQPVRLSVAGTPGHAGSRSNNGNLLPRKRSASDTESSDDDSDTSVNEDSSDEDSGDSSDDNTGSSDSGTAGDDTSSSSTSDNGDDDDDDDDDDDDDDDDDDDDDDDDDDDDEDDDDDDEDDDDDDQSSNITD